Proteins encoded together in one Stigmatella aurantiaca window:
- a CDS encoding tetratricopeptide repeat protein gives MDVRCDRCKSQYQLEDARIPEAGLTVQCPTCQYVFGLKKKTLLITLPVKPGQELSSPVVVLGSSSPVAAPDEGPEPGLPPAGAGERSREWRVRQASGNVFSLKDLTTLQKWIIERKVVRDDEISLTGDSWKRLGDIAELATFFQVLDEAQRASLLQAQVELGKALGTQKPGGPVGGTPVGAGNLSPRPQGPVAMRRGSPLPLLVLLLLGAGGAFYYFQVWGPQREEAARAESARKEEERQAQLLAERAAAAEAPPATPDAGGGNDPSDAGDALAAAVPPASQDAGGEEDAVELVEVGALGDAGADAGEAVDAGGEADAGTDLDGGSPPVKRPEPVRDYNYYMAQGDRLRARERFVAAAEAFANAAELEPERAEPYSGRGLALLDLGNPQEAAREFEQALRLNPRYGEAMIGLAETYRSQGKKAEAIRYYQRYLEILPEGPEAEVARSAIERLMQ, from the coding sequence ATGGACGTCCGATGTGATCGCTGTAAGTCGCAGTACCAGCTGGAGGACGCCCGAATCCCCGAGGCCGGTCTCACCGTTCAGTGCCCCACGTGCCAGTACGTCTTCGGCCTGAAGAAGAAAACGCTGCTCATCACGCTTCCGGTGAAGCCAGGCCAGGAGCTGTCCTCGCCGGTGGTGGTCCTGGGCAGCTCCTCGCCCGTCGCGGCCCCCGACGAGGGCCCGGAGCCGGGCCTTCCTCCCGCCGGGGCCGGCGAGCGGTCCCGCGAGTGGCGGGTGCGCCAGGCCAGTGGGAACGTCTTCTCCCTCAAGGATCTCACCACGCTCCAGAAGTGGATCATCGAGCGCAAGGTGGTGCGTGATGACGAGATCTCCCTGACGGGGGACAGCTGGAAACGGCTCGGGGACATCGCGGAGCTGGCGACCTTCTTCCAGGTGCTGGATGAGGCCCAGCGGGCCTCCCTGCTTCAGGCGCAGGTGGAGCTTGGCAAGGCCCTGGGGACCCAGAAGCCGGGCGGGCCCGTGGGTGGAACGCCGGTGGGTGCCGGGAATTTGAGCCCCCGGCCTCAAGGCCCGGTGGCCATGCGGCGGGGCAGCCCGCTTCCGCTCCTGGTGTTGCTCCTGCTGGGGGCGGGCGGGGCCTTCTATTACTTCCAGGTGTGGGGTCCCCAACGCGAGGAGGCGGCGCGGGCGGAGTCCGCCCGGAAAGAGGAGGAGCGGCAGGCACAGCTCCTCGCGGAGCGTGCCGCCGCCGCCGAAGCCCCCCCCGCCACCCCGGACGCCGGGGGTGGGAATGACCCCTCGGACGCGGGGGATGCGCTCGCCGCGGCGGTGCCCCCCGCCTCCCAAGACGCGGGGGGTGAGGAAGACGCGGTGGAGCTCGTCGAGGTGGGCGCCCTCGGGGACGCGGGCGCGGATGCAGGGGAGGCGGTGGACGCAGGCGGGGAGGCGGACGCGGGGACAGACCTGGACGGGGGAAGCCCTCCGGTGAAGCGGCCCGAGCCCGTGCGCGACTACAACTACTACATGGCACAAGGCGACCGCCTGCGGGCGCGGGAGCGCTTCGTGGCGGCCGCGGAGGCCTTCGCCAACGCGGCGGAGCTCGAACCGGAGCGGGCGGAGCCCTACTCGGGCCGGGGGCTGGCGCTGCTGGACCTGGGCAACCCCCAGGAGGCGGCCAGGGAGTTCGAGCAGGCCCTCCGGCTCAACCCCCGGTACGGGGAGGCCATGATTGGACTTGCGGAGACCTACCGCTCCCAGGGAAAGAAGGCGGAAGCGATTCGCTACTACCAGCGGTACCTTGAGATCCTCCCGGAGGGTCCCGAGGCGGAGGTGGCGCGCAGCGCCATCGAGCGATTGATGCAGTGA
- a CDS encoding serine/threonine-protein kinase yields MRLAPDASDEFEPLGAVEDVAGTDASEEPDPLLGTQLGSFRLIRRLGRGGMGAVYLGEHVSIGSRMAVKVLHEHLAAYPELVQRFHAEARAVNLIGHENIVSIVDLNAAPPRPYLIMEYLEGMPLSSYVGTPMKASQWVPILAQACEALHAAHLRGIVHRDLKPDNIFLVQRAQGAAPFVKVLDFGIAKLLDSAGPQTQAGIIVGTPEYMAPEQSQTGRIDGRADVYAFGVIAYQLATGQLPFTVEGSAAQLVAHQTQLPAPPRSVCPDVSPVIEAVILRALAKSITERYQTTLELRAALEEALAEERRGASAPVAAAPPSGAALDALSRRRARPVEVPAKVVLRPGAPPEQLVCSDIARGGLFLRMESSLPPLFSRVQVTLELDRGPLTSTCEVVRHVTPEQAKLWGMAPGFGVQFVEPPADLKAAVAQILRGGTGNTPLSVSPPVLDAEVSALVAPYLSHLQQDYYTFLSLSQDAGFETVRGRVRTALSELEGLRARQLSSAQRALLDSVLTRVRDAGETLGNLTRRALYDAGLGNFRGVECCLAAGLTVTQLDALHREFLIRKPSAAGAARVHTLTGNAYERDGQLAKALDAYERGLAADPLDLQLLQRYRTVRRALAQRTVP; encoded by the coding sequence ATGAGGCTTGCCCCAGATGCCAGCGACGAATTCGAACCCCTGGGGGCGGTGGAGGACGTTGCCGGCACCGATGCGTCCGAGGAGCCGGATCCCCTGCTGGGCACGCAGCTGGGCAGCTTCCGGCTGATACGGCGGTTGGGCCGGGGCGGGATGGGGGCGGTGTACCTGGGCGAGCACGTCTCCATCGGCAGCCGCATGGCGGTCAAGGTGCTGCACGAACACCTGGCCGCGTATCCGGAGCTGGTGCAGCGCTTCCATGCGGAGGCGCGGGCCGTGAACCTCATCGGCCACGAGAACATCGTCAGCATCGTCGACCTGAACGCCGCGCCCCCGCGCCCCTACCTCATCATGGAGTACCTGGAGGGCATGCCGCTGTCCTCGTACGTGGGCACGCCCATGAAGGCCTCGCAGTGGGTGCCCATCCTCGCCCAGGCGTGCGAGGCGCTGCATGCGGCGCACCTGCGGGGCATCGTCCACCGCGACCTCAAGCCCGACAACATCTTCCTCGTGCAGCGCGCGCAGGGCGCCGCGCCCTTCGTGAAGGTGCTCGACTTCGGCATCGCCAAGCTCCTGGACAGCGCGGGCCCCCAGACGCAGGCCGGCATCATCGTGGGCACGCCCGAGTACATGGCCCCGGAGCAGTCCCAGACGGGGCGCATCGACGGCCGGGCGGACGTGTACGCGTTCGGGGTGATTGCCTACCAGCTCGCCACGGGGCAACTGCCCTTCACCGTGGAGGGGTCCGCCGCGCAGCTCGTGGCGCACCAGACGCAGCTGCCCGCGCCGCCCCGCTCGGTGTGTCCGGACGTGTCCCCGGTGATTGAGGCGGTCATCCTGCGGGCGCTCGCCAAGTCCATCACGGAGCGCTACCAGACGACGCTGGAGCTGCGCGCCGCGCTGGAAGAGGCGCTGGCCGAGGAGCGCCGGGGCGCGAGTGCCCCCGTGGCCGCCGCGCCCCCTTCCGGGGCCGCGCTCGATGCGCTGTCCCGGCGGAGGGCCCGCCCCGTGGAGGTGCCGGCCAAGGTGGTGCTCCGGCCCGGCGCCCCGCCCGAGCAACTGGTGTGCTCGGACATTGCCCGGGGTGGGCTGTTCCTGCGCATGGAGTCGTCCCTGCCGCCCCTCTTCTCGCGGGTCCAGGTGACGCTGGAGCTGGACCGGGGGCCGCTGACGTCCACGTGCGAGGTGGTGCGGCACGTCACCCCCGAGCAGGCCAAGCTCTGGGGCATGGCGCCCGGCTTCGGCGTCCAGTTCGTGGAGCCTCCCGCGGACCTGAAGGCCGCCGTGGCCCAGATTCTGCGCGGGGGCACGGGCAACACCCCCCTGTCGGTGTCCCCGCCCGTGCTGGATGCCGAGGTCTCCGCCCTGGTGGCGCCGTACCTCTCGCACCTGCAGCAGGACTACTACACGTTCCTGTCGCTCTCGCAGGACGCGGGCTTCGAGACCGTCCGGGGGCGGGTGAGGACCGCGCTCTCGGAGCTGGAGGGGCTCCGGGCCCGGCAGCTCTCCTCGGCTCAGCGTGCGCTGCTGGACTCGGTGCTCACGCGGGTCCGGGACGCGGGCGAGACGCTGGGCAACCTCACCCGGCGGGCCCTGTACGATGCGGGGTTGGGCAACTTCCGGGGCGTGGAGTGCTGCCTGGCCGCGGGGCTCACCGTCACCCAGCTGGATGCGCTGCACCGGGAGTTCCTGATCCGGAAGCCCAGCGCGGCGGGGGCCGCCCGGGTCCACACCCTCACGGGCAATGCCTACGAGCGGGATGGGCAGCTGGCCAAGGCCCTGGATGCCTACGAGCGGGGACTGGCGGCCGACCCGTTGGACCTTCAGTTGCTGCAGCGCTACCGCACCGTGCGCCGGGCGTTGGCCCAGCGCACGGTGCCCTGA
- the rpmA gene encoding 50S ribosomal protein L27, giving the protein MAHKKGQGSSRNGRDSNAQRRGVKVYGGEAVSAGSILVRQLGTVIHAGTNVKLGRDYTLYSTVDGVVKYERLGRDRKKVSVYPAEASAA; this is encoded by the coding sequence ATGGCTCATAAAAAGGGACAGGGTTCTTCTCGCAACGGCCGCGATTCGAATGCGCAGCGCCGGGGCGTCAAGGTGTACGGCGGCGAGGCAGTGTCCGCGGGCAGCATCCTCGTGCGGCAGCTGGGCACGGTCATCCACGCGGGCACCAACGTGAAGCTGGGCCGTGACTACACCCTCTACTCCACGGTGGACGGGGTGGTGAAGTACGAGCGGCTGGGGCGTGACCGCAAGAAGGTCTCGGTCTATCCGGCTGAGGCGAGCGCCGCCTAG
- a CDS encoding TrmH family RNA methyltransferase: protein MSGGGPRYAPFEGKPVEPESLLLDVRKEKIDRVVEQRTRTFTVVLDRLEDSFNMAAVLRTCEAMGVQEVHVVINPEAPFLPNSRVAQGCDKWLDVKLYKSFAECREHLKGRGFALYASAIREGAASLYSMRFDSKVAIVFGNERFGVSEEVLAGVDGTFWIPMRGFSQSINISAAASACVSRAMAWREEHLGKVGDLSPEEAQELRERFYVLAVKQRKRIFKAQQP, encoded by the coding sequence ATGAGTGGGGGAGGTCCTCGGTACGCGCCATTCGAGGGCAAGCCCGTGGAGCCGGAGTCGCTCCTGCTCGACGTGCGCAAGGAGAAGATCGATCGCGTGGTGGAGCAGCGGACGCGAACGTTCACCGTCGTGCTGGACCGGTTGGAGGACAGCTTCAACATGGCCGCGGTGCTGCGGACGTGTGAGGCCATGGGCGTGCAGGAGGTGCACGTCGTCATCAACCCGGAGGCCCCGTTTCTCCCCAACTCGCGGGTGGCGCAGGGCTGCGACAAGTGGCTGGACGTGAAGCTCTACAAGTCGTTCGCCGAGTGCCGGGAGCACCTCAAGGGGCGGGGCTTTGCGCTGTATGCCTCGGCCATCCGGGAGGGCGCCGCGAGCCTCTACTCGATGCGCTTTGATTCGAAGGTCGCGATCGTGTTCGGCAACGAGCGCTTCGGGGTGAGCGAGGAGGTGCTCGCCGGGGTGGATGGCACCTTCTGGATTCCCATGCGGGGCTTCAGCCAGAGCATCAACATCTCGGCGGCCGCGTCCGCGTGTGTGAGCCGCGCCATGGCCTGGCGCGAGGAGCACCTGGGCAAGGTGGGAGACCTCTCCCCGGAGGAAGCCCAGGAACTCCGGGAGCGCTTCTATGTGCTGGCTGTCAAACAGAGGAAGCGGATTTTCAAGGCCCAGCAGCCGTGA
- a CDS encoding zf-TFIIB domain-containing protein, with protein sequence MAEFDKPSSTEDEYFAREDIEKKRKLALQQAGQLAAQQREDLRKLHHMKCPKCGLDLHTLKKGKVEIDTCFECKGVWLDAGELEQVLHQGSENNGKVMGAILNLFKRS encoded by the coding sequence ATGGCCGAGTTCGACAAGCCGTCGTCCACCGAGGATGAGTACTTCGCCCGCGAGGATATCGAGAAGAAGCGCAAGCTCGCCCTCCAGCAAGCCGGCCAGTTGGCCGCCCAGCAGCGGGAGGACCTCCGGAAGCTCCACCACATGAAGTGCCCCAAGTGCGGCCTGGACCTGCACACGCTGAAGAAGGGGAAGGTGGAGATTGACACCTGCTTCGAGTGCAAGGGCGTCTGGCTGGACGCGGGCGAGCTGGAGCAGGTGCTGCACCAGGGCTCGGAGAACAATGGCAAGGTGATGGGCGCCATCCTCAACCTGTTCAAGCGCAGCTAG
- the gatC gene encoding Asp-tRNA(Asn)/Glu-tRNA(Gln) amidotransferase subunit GatC — protein sequence MKLTLEQVRHVAALARLSLSPEEERRYATQLSAVLDAVAQLQELDVSGVEPTSHATLADSLLREDVTRPSLPPEKGLANAPSKVGTRFAVPKIIE from the coding sequence ATGAAGCTCACGCTCGAGCAGGTCCGTCATGTGGCCGCCCTGGCCCGGCTGTCGTTGTCACCCGAGGAGGAGCGGCGCTATGCCACGCAGCTCTCGGCGGTGCTCGACGCGGTGGCCCAGCTCCAGGAGCTCGACGTGAGTGGCGTGGAGCCCACCTCTCACGCGACGCTCGCGGACTCGCTGTTGCGCGAGGACGTGACGCGTCCGTCCCTGCCGCCGGAGAAGGGGCTGGCCAATGCCCCTTCGAAGGTCGGTACCCGCTTTGCCGTCCCGAAGATCATCGAGTAA
- the rplU gene encoding 50S ribosomal protein L21 has product MYAVIRTGGKQYRVAEGDVLRIEKVAGDVGTEVTFNDILLLGGTDSPKVGRPTVSGAKVVGKILAQDKHRRVLHFRKEKEGWTRRRGHRQPYTEVKVTSIAG; this is encoded by the coding sequence ATGTACGCAGTGATTCGCACGGGCGGTAAGCAGTACCGCGTTGCCGAGGGCGATGTGCTCCGCATCGAGAAGGTCGCGGGCGATGTCGGCACTGAGGTGACCTTCAACGACATCCTCCTGCTGGGCGGCACGGACTCTCCCAAGGTGGGCCGGCCGACGGTCAGCGGCGCCAAGGTGGTGGGGAAGATCCTCGCGCAGGACAAGCACCGCCGCGTCCTCCATTTCCGCAAGGAGAAGGAAGGCTGGACGCGCCGCCGGGGCCACCGTCAGCCGTACACCGAGGTCAAGGTTACCTCCATCGCGGGCTAG
- a CDS encoding isopenicillin N synthase family dioxygenase codes for MSTRRVPLVHLAHYRSGTPQERARFVQVFGDALKEFGFVSVEGHGIEDGLIRRTYADVERFFQLPEAVKQCYAVPGGGGQRGYTGYGREHAKNRTVGDLKEFWHVGRELSASHPHFSPQYGPNVWPSEVPTFQDNTRSLFNALDGAAAVMLQALAEYFGVERTTFSAMAEDGNSILRLIHYPPLKERFIPGGVRAAEHEDINLITLLCEGTASGLELLTRDGEWLPVDTLRGQIVVDSGDMLSRVTNNVIPATTHRVVNPQSGEQDTTRYSMPFFVHPYPQCVLKPIPGTTTAEHPVPPPPITADAFLQQRLREIGLIK; via the coding sequence ATGTCCACCCGCCGCGTTCCGCTCGTTCATCTGGCCCACTACCGCTCCGGGACGCCCCAGGAGCGCGCCCGCTTCGTTCAAGTCTTCGGGGATGCGCTCAAGGAGTTTGGCTTCGTCTCGGTGGAGGGACATGGCATCGAAGATGGCCTCATCCGCCGCACCTATGCGGACGTGGAGCGCTTCTTCCAGCTCCCCGAGGCGGTGAAGCAATGCTACGCCGTCCCGGGCGGCGGCGGCCAGCGCGGCTACACCGGCTACGGCCGGGAGCACGCGAAGAACCGCACCGTGGGGGACCTCAAGGAGTTCTGGCACGTCGGACGGGAGCTGTCCGCATCCCACCCACACTTCTCCCCCCAGTACGGCCCCAACGTGTGGCCCTCGGAAGTTCCCACTTTCCAAGACAACACGCGAAGCCTCTTCAACGCGCTCGATGGGGCCGCGGCGGTGATGCTCCAGGCCCTGGCGGAGTACTTCGGCGTGGAGCGCACCACCTTCAGCGCCATGGCGGAGGATGGCAACTCCATCCTCCGGCTCATCCACTACCCGCCCCTCAAGGAGCGCTTCATCCCCGGCGGGGTCCGCGCCGCCGAGCACGAGGACATCAACCTCATCACCCTGCTCTGCGAGGGCACCGCGTCCGGCCTGGAGCTGCTCACGCGCGATGGGGAGTGGCTGCCCGTGGACACGCTGCGCGGGCAAATCGTCGTGGACTCGGGCGACATGCTCAGCCGCGTCACCAACAACGTCATCCCCGCCACCACGCACCGCGTCGTGAACCCGCAGAGCGGCGAGCAGGACACCACCCGCTACTCCATGCCCTTCTTCGTCCACCCCTATCCGCAGTGCGTGCTGAAGCCCATTCCGGGCACCACCACCGCCGAGCACCCGGTGCCCCCACCCCCCATCACCGCGGATGCCTTTCTCCAGCAGCGCCTGCGGGAGATCGGCCTCATCAAGTAG
- the gatB gene encoding Asp-tRNA(Asn)/Glu-tRNA(Gln) amidotransferase subunit GatB — protein sequence MPLNDFQAVIGLEVHAQLLTKSKLFCGCSTEFGAEPNQNTCPVCLAMPGVLPVLNQRVAEFAIRTGLALGCTIKKTSVWSRKNYFYPDLPKGYQITQYDQPICEWGALTIDTPEGEKTIRIRRIHMEEDAGKNVHDAAVGESLVDLNRAGVPLLEIVSEPDLRSADEAVEYLKALRDVLVYLGVNDGNMEEGSFRCDVNVSVMRKGESQYGQRCELKNINSFRFIKQAAEYEISRHVEVLESGGKIDQETRLWDTQRGETRSMRSKEDAHDYRYFPEPDLPPLHLPDALIDEVAQGLPELPRAKFTRFMSQYGLPAYDAKLLCAERPLAEFFEACTQHFKDYKKLSNWFQGELARLLNESGGTVTISTLKFTPAQFGELLGAVEKGTLSNNAAKDVFAEMFREGKSPEAIIAEKGLAQVSDAGAVEAVVDDVLAKNAGEAEKYRAGKKQIFGFFVGQVMKAMKGKGNPALVNELLKKKLGD from the coding sequence ATGCCCTTGAACGATTTCCAGGCCGTCATCGGGCTCGAGGTCCACGCCCAGCTGCTGACGAAGTCGAAGCTCTTCTGCGGCTGCTCTACGGAGTTCGGCGCGGAGCCCAACCAGAACACCTGCCCGGTGTGCCTCGCGATGCCGGGGGTGCTCCCGGTGCTCAACCAGCGCGTGGCGGAGTTCGCCATCCGCACGGGGCTGGCGCTCGGCTGCACCATCAAGAAGACGAGCGTGTGGAGCCGGAAGAACTACTTCTACCCGGATCTGCCCAAGGGCTATCAAATCACCCAGTACGATCAGCCCATCTGCGAGTGGGGCGCGCTCACCATCGACACCCCGGAAGGGGAGAAGACGATCCGCATCCGCCGCATCCACATGGAGGAGGACGCGGGCAAGAACGTGCACGATGCGGCCGTGGGCGAGAGCCTGGTGGACCTCAACCGCGCGGGGGTGCCGCTCCTGGAGATCGTCAGCGAGCCGGACCTGCGCAGCGCGGACGAGGCGGTGGAGTACCTCAAGGCCCTGCGGGACGTGCTTGTCTACCTGGGGGTGAACGACGGCAACATGGAGGAGGGCTCCTTCCGCTGCGACGTGAACGTCTCGGTGATGCGCAAGGGCGAGAGCCAGTACGGCCAGCGCTGCGAGCTGAAGAACATCAACTCCTTCCGGTTCATCAAGCAGGCCGCCGAGTACGAGATCTCCCGGCACGTGGAGGTGCTCGAGTCGGGCGGTAAGATTGATCAGGAGACGCGGCTCTGGGACACGCAGCGGGGCGAGACGCGCTCCATGCGCTCCAAGGAAGACGCGCACGACTACCGCTACTTTCCGGAGCCGGACCTGCCGCCGCTGCACCTGCCGGACGCGCTCATCGACGAGGTGGCGCAGGGGTTGCCGGAGCTGCCGCGCGCGAAGTTCACGCGCTTCATGAGCCAGTACGGCCTGCCCGCCTACGACGCCAAGCTCCTGTGCGCCGAGCGCCCGCTGGCGGAGTTCTTCGAGGCGTGCACGCAGCACTTCAAGGACTACAAGAAGCTCTCCAACTGGTTCCAGGGGGAGCTGGCGCGCCTGCTGAACGAGAGCGGCGGCACGGTGACCATCTCCACGCTCAAGTTCACGCCGGCGCAGTTCGGTGAGCTGCTGGGGGCGGTGGAGAAGGGGACCCTGTCGAACAACGCCGCCAAGGATGTGTTCGCGGAGATGTTCCGCGAGGGCAAGTCCCCGGAGGCCATCATCGCCGAGAAGGGCCTGGCGCAGGTCAGCGACGCGGGCGCGGTGGAGGCGGTGGTGGACGACGTGCTGGCCAAGAACGCGGGCGAGGCCGAGAAGTATCGCGCGGGCAAGAAGCAGATCTTCGGCTTCTTCGTGGGCCAGGTGATGAAGGCGATGAAGGGCAAGGGCAACCCCGCCCTCGTCAACGAGCTTCTCAAGAAGAAGCTCGGAGACTGA
- the gatA gene encoding Asp-tRNA(Asn)/Glu-tRNA(Gln) amidotransferase subunit GatA produces MSLTELSMLELAAKLATREVTSLEATRACLTRIAQVDGKVKAFLRLDEKGALAAAEASDARRKAGNPASPLDGVPIGLKDIFLTEGAETTCASRILQGFIPPYDATVVRLLKEAGLPILGKLNMDEFAMGSSTEGSAFGPTYNPWDLERTPGGSSGGSAAAVAACEVFGALGTDTGGSIRQPAALTNTVGLKPTYGRVSRYGVIAYASSLDQVGPMTRTVADTAALLQLLARHDPLDSTSAKADAPDYREDLEGGVRGLRLGVPREYFTEGMDPEVEQAVREALKTYERMGATLVDVSLPHTKYALATYYLLATAEASSNLARYDGIRYGQRAKDAKGLKELYGLTRDRGFGAEVKRRIMLGTYALSAGYYDAYYLRAQKVRTLIRQDFAGAFEQVDALLSPTSPVPAFKLGEKVADPLSMYLMDVFTLPCNLAGLPGLSLPCGFTKSNLPIGLQILGKPFDEARLLRIGRAFEREHGFTRRFPAL; encoded by the coding sequence ATGTCCCTGACCGAACTGTCGATGCTGGAGCTGGCGGCGAAGCTCGCCACGAGGGAAGTCACCTCCCTGGAGGCCACGCGCGCGTGCCTGACGCGCATTGCCCAGGTGGATGGGAAGGTGAAGGCCTTCCTGCGCCTGGATGAGAAGGGCGCCCTGGCCGCTGCCGAGGCGAGCGATGCGCGCCGCAAGGCGGGCAACCCCGCGAGCCCCCTGGACGGGGTACCCATCGGGCTCAAGGACATCTTCCTGACGGAGGGCGCGGAGACGACGTGCGCCTCGCGCATCCTCCAGGGCTTCATTCCCCCGTATGACGCCACGGTGGTGCGGCTCCTGAAGGAGGCGGGCCTGCCCATCCTGGGCAAGCTCAACATGGACGAGTTCGCCATGGGCTCGTCCACCGAGGGCAGCGCGTTCGGCCCGACGTACAACCCGTGGGACCTGGAGCGGACCCCCGGAGGCTCCTCGGGCGGTTCGGCGGCGGCGGTGGCGGCGTGTGAAGTCTTCGGCGCCCTGGGCACGGACACGGGCGGCTCCATCCGCCAGCCCGCGGCGCTCACCAACACGGTGGGGCTCAAGCCCACGTACGGCCGGGTGTCGCGCTACGGCGTCATTGCCTACGCCTCGTCGCTGGATCAGGTGGGGCCCATGACGCGCACGGTGGCGGACACCGCGGCGCTGCTGCAGCTCCTCGCCCGGCATGACCCGCTCGACTCGACCTCCGCGAAGGCCGATGCGCCCGACTACCGGGAGGACCTGGAGGGCGGCGTGCGGGGCCTCCGGCTGGGGGTGCCCCGCGAGTACTTCACCGAGGGCATGGACCCCGAGGTGGAGCAGGCGGTGCGCGAGGCACTGAAGACCTACGAGCGCATGGGCGCGACGCTGGTGGACGTGTCGCTGCCCCACACGAAGTACGCCCTGGCCACGTATTACCTCCTGGCCACCGCGGAGGCCTCCAGCAACCTGGCCCGCTATGACGGCATCCGCTACGGCCAGCGCGCGAAGGATGCGAAGGGGCTGAAGGAGCTCTATGGCCTGACGCGGGACCGGGGCTTCGGGGCCGAGGTCAAGCGCCGCATCATGCTGGGCACCTATGCCCTGTCCGCGGGCTACTACGACGCCTACTACCTCCGGGCCCAGAAGGTCCGCACGCTGATCCGCCAGGACTTCGCGGGCGCCTTCGAGCAGGTGGATGCCCTGCTGTCGCCCACCTCTCCGGTGCCCGCCTTCAAGCTGGGCGAGAAGGTGGCGGACCCGCTGTCCATGTACCTCATGGATGTGTTCACCCTGCCGTGCAACCTGGCGGGATTGCCGGGCCTGTCGCTGCCGTGTGGGTTCACGAAGTCGAACCTGCCCATTGGGCTGCAGATTCTCGGCAAGCCCTTCGACGAGGCCCGTCTGCTGCGCATCGGCCGCGCCTTCGAGCGCGAGCACGGTTTCACCCGCCGGTTCCCGGCGCTCTAG
- the obgE gene encoding GTPase ObgE, producing the protein MKFVDEVRIFVKAGDGGNGAVSFRREKFIERGGPNGGDGGNGGSVVFVANPQLTTLLDFRYQQHHRAKNGENGMGSDCNGRGAEDMILQVPVGTLIRSTDTGELLVDLSAPEQRYVAAQGGRGGLGNMNFATSTRQTPRFAQDGTKGEEVTLTLELKLLADVGLLGFPNAGKSTFISRVSRARPKVADYPFTTLVPNLGMVQYKDNLSFVMADIPGIIEGASEGVGLGHQFLRHVERCKVLIHLIDLGAEGEGREPLQDFDILNRELQKYSAELARKPQVVAANKLDLTHARERLEAFTSALRERGVAVFPVSTATGEGMQALMDATAEVLFTGRTDKLQVEPPAKPASRAVAKKAPAQKAPVKKAAPRKAAAKKAPAKKAAVKKAPAKKAAAKKVPAKKAPAKKAPARKAAAKKAPAKKAAVKRAPAKKASAKKAPARKASAKRAPAKPVRAKGRRS; encoded by the coding sequence ATGAAATTCGTCGATGAAGTCCGCATCTTCGTGAAGGCCGGGGACGGGGGGAACGGCGCCGTCTCCTTCCGCCGGGAGAAGTTCATCGAGCGCGGCGGGCCCAATGGAGGGGATGGGGGCAACGGCGGCTCGGTGGTGTTCGTGGCGAACCCCCAGCTCACCACGCTCCTGGACTTCCGCTACCAGCAGCACCACCGGGCGAAGAACGGTGAGAACGGCATGGGCAGCGACTGCAACGGCCGGGGCGCCGAGGACATGATCCTCCAGGTCCCGGTGGGCACGCTCATCCGTTCGACGGACACGGGCGAGCTGCTGGTGGACCTGAGCGCGCCGGAGCAGCGCTACGTGGCCGCCCAGGGTGGGCGCGGCGGCCTGGGCAACATGAACTTCGCCACCTCGACGCGGCAGACCCCGCGCTTCGCCCAGGATGGGACGAAGGGCGAGGAAGTTACACTCACCCTTGAGCTGAAGCTGCTGGCGGACGTGGGGCTGCTGGGCTTTCCCAACGCGGGCAAGAGCACCTTCATCTCCCGGGTGAGCCGGGCCCGGCCCAAGGTGGCGGACTACCCCTTCACCACGCTGGTGCCGAACCTCGGCATGGTCCAGTACAAGGACAACCTCTCGTTCGTGATGGCCGACATCCCGGGCATCATCGAGGGGGCCAGTGAGGGCGTGGGGCTGGGCCACCAGTTCCTGCGGCACGTGGAGCGCTGCAAGGTGCTCATCCACCTCATCGACCTGGGGGCGGAGGGCGAGGGGCGCGAGCCCCTGCAAGACTTCGACATCCTCAACCGCGAGCTGCAGAAGTACAGCGCGGAGCTGGCGAGGAAGCCGCAGGTGGTGGCCGCCAACAAGTTGGACCTCACGCACGCGCGGGAGCGCCTGGAGGCCTTCACCAGCGCCCTGCGCGAGCGAGGCGTCGCCGTGTTCCCGGTCTCCACCGCGACGGGCGAGGGCATGCAGGCGCTCATGGATGCCACCGCCGAGGTGCTCTTCACGGGCAGGACGGACAAGCTCCAGGTGGAGCCTCCGGCGAAGCCCGCGTCCCGGGCCGTCGCCAAGAAGGCCCCTGCACAGAAGGCGCCCGTGAAGAAGGCCGCCCCCCGGAAGGCCGCCGCGAAGAAGGCGCCCGCAAAGAAAGCGGCCGTGAAGAAGGCGCCTGCCAAGAAAGCCGCTGCGAAGAAGGTGCCCGCCAAGAAGGCGCCTGCCAAGAAGGCGCCTGCCCGGAAGGCCGCAGCGAAAAAGGCCCCCGCGAAGAAGGCCGCCGTGAAGCGGGCCCCCGCCAAGAAGGCGTCCGCCAAGAAGGCGCCGGCCCGGAAGGCGTCCGCGAAGCGCGCGCCCGCGAAGCCGGTGCGCGCAAAAGGGCGGAGGTCCTAG